The Psilocybe cubensis strain MGC-MH-2018 chromosome 7, whole genome shotgun sequence genome has a window encoding:
- a CDS encoding putative RING finger protein P8B7.15c — MASSVFYKFNSRKDESRVSFDGTGISVFDLKREIILANNMGKANDFDLYVYDATSKQEFKDDAQIIPRSSSVIVKRLPAARPGKGKASLYVNGGGPPPIPTSEPVSRGGSAPGGITWHKGSMSKRFDGKEEPTTVSPSKQSTPTPTPVVASHITKEDEAAAMAAMFQAQTQNWEETQEKMSQLVLPFRGFNRGGKPFQPHQSHSDKPLPPSYVCYRCGQKGHWIQDCPTNSDREFDNRPRIKRTTGIPRSMLKAVENPNSSELTQGVMVTPDGGYVVAQPDVASWQKKVARVKGLTALEVREKVPSDATLACPIDNKLFRDAVKTPCCNKAYCEECIQTYLLERDFVCPNCQKKIPSLDKLAVDKPTRTKVTDYIEKAIEESRKEGGEDGSAAKSDANGTQTGASDDANLGEQDIYSDQQPDLNMDMSQMLVDQIPQLQAQIAQISQALQNPNLPRAVRQQTELQHQQLQMQLAHAQAVAQTLALASSYQQQQVQVQQAAAAAVAAAAAGVGVPGMGGFAALGGYQQQQQQQQWNQFGGMGGQDSAYQRLPVNNRRRNLKRDRPADFFETTNPDGSKVPRYWE, encoded by the exons ATGGCATCTTCTGTTTTTTACAAGTTCAATTCAAGGAAGGACGAGTCCAGAGTGTCGTTCGATGGCACCGGTATATCTGTCTTCGATTTGAAACGTGAAATCATTCTTGCCAACAACATGGGTAAGGCGAACGATTTTGATCTCTATGTGTACGATGCGACGTCAAAGCAAG AGTTCAAAGATGATGCCCAAATTATCCCGCGATCGTCTTCTGTAATCGTAAAGCGTCTCCCTGCTGCTCGAccgggcaagggcaaggcgtCGTTGTATGTTAATGGGGGCGGTCCGCCGCCAATACCCACTTCCGAGCCCGTGTCCCGAGGGGGATCAGCCCCTGGTGGAATCACCTGGCACAAGGGCTCCATGTCTAAGAGATTTGATGGCAAAGAAGAACCTACAACTGTATCTCCCTCCAAACAatcgacaccgacaccg ACACCAGTGGTGGCAAGCCACATCACCAAAGAGGATGAGGCGGCCGCAATGGCTGCCATGTTCCAAGCCCAGACTCAGAACTGGGAAGAAACCCAAGAAAAGATGTCCCAGTTGGTGTTACCCTTCAGGG GCTTCAACCGCGGTGGAAAGCCTTTCCAGCCGCACCAATCTCACAGTGATAAGCCTCTGCCTCCTAGTTATGTGTGTTACCGCTGCGGACAGAAAG GACATTGGATTCAGGATTGCCCGACGAATAGTGATCGTGAATTTGACAACAGACCGCGTATCAAGAGAACGACAGGTATACCTAGAAGTATGTTAAAGGCGGTGGAAAACCCCAACAGTTCCGAACTGACACAGGGTGTGATGGTGACTCCTGACGGAGGCTACGTTGTCGCTCAACCTGACGT GGCATCATGGCAAAAGAAAGTGGCGCGCGTGAAAGGCTTGACAGCGCTCGAGGTCCGCGAGAAGGTGCCGTCGGACGCAACATTAGCATGTCCGATAGACAACAAGCTTTTCCGGGACGCTGTAAAAACGCCGTGCTGTAATAAAGCCTACTGCGAGGAATGCATACAGACATATCTTCTTGAGCGAGATTTCGTGTGCCCGAATTGCCAGAAGAAGATCCCGTCGCTGGATAAACTCGCGGTGGACAAGCCCACGCGGACAAAGGTCACCGATTACATTGAGAAAGCTATCGAAGAGAGCAGAAAGGAAGGAGGCGAAGATGGCTCCGCTGCGAAATCTGACGCGAATGGCACACAG ACCGGTGCATCGGACGACGCGAACCTAGGCGAACAGGACATATACTCGGACCAGCAGCCCGACCTGAACATGGACATGTCCCAAATGCTCGTCGACCAGATCCCACAGCTGCAAGCGCAGATCGCACAGATCTCGCAGGCGCTGCAGAACCCGAACCTGCCGCGGGCGGTGCGGCAGCAGACGGAGctgcagcaccagcagctgCAGATGCAGCTCGCGCATGCGCAGGCGGTGGCGCAgacgctcgcgctcgcgtcGTCgtatcagcagcagcaggtgcaggtgcagcaggcggcggcggcggctgttgcggctgctgctgcgggggtgggggtgcCGGGTATGGGAGGGTTTGCGGCGCTTGGTGggtatcagcagcagcagcagcaacagcagtgGAATCAGTTTGGAGGTATGGGCGGTCAAGATTCGGCGTACCAGCGGTTGCCTGTGAATAATAGGCGGCGGAACTTGAAGCGCGATAGACCCGCGGATTTTTTTGAGACGACGAACCCTGACGGGTCAAAGGTACCGCGATATTGGGAGTGA
- a CDS encoding Vacuolar protein sorting-associated protein vps5: MDGFDDLLAPSRHALEDNPFADPFAKPRSNSPDPWATPFATENAFADSTSPFTTEDPPSTIPDHSDPLDSAAHHSDDDDESRSNPRSPGFRESIPTTSFSETATIRPDNLEEHTTHDSTNPSDIASPAPPLSPTQSSSAPPAPSSSSAAFRTPLDAPLERSVAALSLGGEALGGWQTEHEQTPWQSESFPTPTAAPPAPAKPQDDDDSDDDKPIMQAYQKQHPEATTPTTSSAKPPANGLQPVFTITVDDPQKVGDPIRSFTMYTVHTRTTSPLFAKSSFSVLRRYSDFLWLYETLSANNPGVVVPPVPEKNTFGRFDDQFVRQRRVALEKCITKTANHPVLGKDPDLKMFLESDSFALDIKHRKAEIASEKGGLIASIGQSITGPRFYETDEWFDRQKVYLDGLESQLRGLVKSIELVSKHRVELATATGEFAQNVTELSESDVGKQLAHSLAGLADIERAAQDLQSAQAEHDLTTLMATVDEYARLINSVRLAFSSRIRVYHAWKNQENELLRTKQTHEKNRAQGKIPTDRLGYSLTQIADAERRASDAKLEYEQVSKLVKTEMARFEQERIEDFKESLQAFLEGMISRQKELIAAWVNYQQMLLKKVGGGGGGGAGAAQAQAQAQA, from the exons ATGGACGGCTTTGACGATCTCCTTGCGCCCTCCCGCCACGCTCTCGAGGACAATCCCTTTGCAGACCCCTTTGCAAAGCCCCGTTCCAACTCTCCAGATCCATGGGCCACTCCCTTTGCCACTGAGAATGCCTTTGCAGATTCCACAAGTCCATTTACCACTGAAGATCCACCGAGCACCATCCCTGATCATTCCGACCCCCTCGACTCCGCTGCTCACCActctgacgacgacgacgagtcGCGATCCAACCCCCGTTCACCCGGCTTCCGCGAGAGCATCCCCACCACCTCCTTCTCAGAAACAGCCACCATCCGCCCAGACAACCTCGAAGAGCATACCACCCATGACTCTACAAATCCATCCGACATAGCTTCACCCGCGCCCCCGCTTTCCCCCACTCAATCGAGCAGCGCACCACCCGctccatcttcctcctcagccGCCTTCCGTACGCCCCTTGATGCGCCCCTCGAGCGCTCCGTAGCTGCCCTCTCCCTAGGCGGAGAGGCCCTCGGCGGATGGCAGACCGAGCACGAGCAGACGCCCTGGCAATCCGAGTCCTTCCCTACACCCACCGCCGCACCACCCGCCCCTGCAAAGCCccaggacgacgacgacagcgacgacgacaagcCCATCATGCAGGCCTACCAAAAGCAGCACCCCGAAGCCACCACCCCA ACCACAAGCAGCGCCAAACCCCCCGCCAATGGCCTACAGCCCGTCTTCACCATCACCGTCGACGACCCCCAAAAAGTCGGCGACCCCATCCGCTCATTCACAATGTACACCGTGCACACCCGCACCACCTCCCCGCTCTTCGCCAAATCCTCCTTCTCCGTGCTACGGCGCTACTCCGACTTTCTCTGGCTCTACGAAACACTCTCCGCGAACAACCCGGGCGTCGTCGTTCCTCCTGTCCCAGAGAAGAACACCTTCGGCCGCTTCGACGATCAATTTGTGAGGCAGCGCCGCGTCGCGCTCGAAAAGTGCATCACCAAGACCGCGAACCACCCCGTGTTGGGTAAAGACCCGGACCTGAAGATGTTTCTCGAGAGCGACTCGTTCGCGTTGGATATCAAGCATCGCAAGGCGGAGATCGCGAGTGAGAAGGGAGGCTTGATTGCGAGTATCGGCCAGTCCATTACTGGACCTAGGTTTTACGAGACCGATGAG TGGTTTGACAGACAAAAAGTGTACCTCGACGGACTCGAGTCGCAACTACGCGGACTCGTCAAGTCCATCGAGCTAGTATCCAAACACCGCGTCG AACTAGCCACAGCGACAGGCGAATTCGCACAGAACGTGACCGAGCTCTCCGAATCGGACGTGGGCAAGCAGCTCGCCCACTCGCTCGCGGGGCTCGCGGACATCGAGCGCGCCGCGCAGGACCTGCAAAGCGCACAGGCAGAGCACGATCTCACGACGCTCATGGCGACCG TGGATGAATATGCGCGGTTGATCAACTCTGTTCGC CTGGCGTTCTCCTCGCGCATCCGGGTATACCACGCATGGAAAAACCAGGAAAACGAGCTACTGCGCACTAAACAGACGCACGAGAAGAACCGCGCACAGGGGAAAATTCCAACTGACAGGCTGGGGTACTCGTTGACGCAGATCGCAGAT GCGGAACGAAGAGCGTCAGACGCAAAACTCGAATACGAGCAAGTTTCAAAGCTAGTCAAAACTGAGATGGCGCGGTTCGAGCAGGAGCGGATCGAGGATTTCAAAGAGTCGTTACAAGCTTTCCTCGAAGGGATGATTTCGAGGCAGAAGGAG CTTATTGCTGCGTGGGTCAATTATCAGCAGATGcttttgaagaaagtgggaggaggaggtggtggtggggctGGGGCTGCTCAGGcgcaggctcaggctcaggcttAG